Below is a window of Streptomyces spongiicola DNA.
GACTTCTGCGCGAGCGAGTACGGCCTGGAACGCATCGTCGCCGAGCGGGTCCAGGACCAGGCCATCGCCCTCCTCTACGTCATGGGCACCACCAAGTCGGGTGACGTCATGGCACCGTCCGCGTCCGTGGACCCGGGCTGGCACACCTTCCTTCTGCACAGTGTCGAGTACGCACGGTGGTGCGAGCGTAACTTCGGCTACTTCCTGCACCACGCGCCCAACAGCAAGCTCCGCACCCAGGGGCTGATGGTGGACGTCGTCGCCCGGATCCGGGAGGCCGGCTTCCTCGTCGACGACCGCCTGTGGGGCAGGGCCGGAGAGTGCAACCCGCCGACGTGCTGCGGCGACGGGCCCTGCTGCTGACCCATCCGACGGGAGCGGGCCGCACAGCACGGCGGTCCGCCCGCTCGACACAGAACGGAAAGACCGGTGCCGAAGCAGCCCTCCCCCATCAGCACCCGCTCTCGCGTGACGCTCTTCCCCCTCGAAGGGCTCACGGTCGCGTACACCACCCGGTCCGGTGACGCCCGCGGCCTCGGTGACATCGCCATCGTCGCCGTCACCGCCCCGGACATGAACCCCGCGGCCGCCGGCGCCGCTCTGTGGCTCCTCGCCCGCACCAGCTGGGCCGGTACCCCCGGCGAGCAGCAACAGGCCCGGTGGATCCTCACGCAAGCCGTACGCGCCCGCATCGTCCGCGCCCACGATCACCAGGACCTCCCCGACGCGAAGTGGACCGCCGACCTCGACCGGCCTTTCCGCCTCGACGCCCTCTTCGCCAACCACGAGACCCTGCTCACCGGCCGCCTCACGGTCCTGTGAACGACGTGACACCGCCCCGGCCGGCCCGTGAGTTCTGCTGGCCGTTGCAGCGGCCGTTGTCGGTGGCGGCGTCTACCGTGTCCGTCACGATCAGGCAGAGCGGATGGTGTCGGCATGGGTGGGGATCAGGACCCGGTGACGGTCATCGAGGCGGCGTACGCGCAGGCGTGGGACCTTGAGGCGCGGGCGCCGTGGTGGCAGCTGACGGCCGAGGCGGCGCGGGAACGGGATCGCGCGGGGCTGCCGTACGTCGTGGTGTACCGGATCCCGGGGAGGCGGGTTCCGCTGGAGGTCCGGCTCGTCTCCTGGCGGGACCACTACGTCGGCCTGTGGCTCTACGACGACCAGGGCCGCCGCACCGACGAGCTGGACCTGCGGCTGCTGGACGACCAGAGCCGGCTGCTCAGCCGCCGTATCCGCGCGTGGCGGTACACCGGCCCGGAGATGGCGGAGTTCGACGAGTGGTGTCCCCGCTCCAGTATGGAGCTGTTTCCGGACGGCAAGGGCTCCGTTTCGCAAGAACCGCAGGGTACGCGGGGACGGAGGTTCGTCACGTTACCGGGCGCTGACGTGCAGCGTTGGCAGGACCGCCCCGGGTTCGGGAATTGGCCGCTCGTCTCCGTCCTCTGGCAGAGGGTGCCGGGGCCGGTGACGCTCCGGCCCGCGCCGCTCGGCCCGGGTGCGGGCACCGAGGGCGCCGGCGACGACGTCTCCGTCCCCCCTGCATCCTGCTGGCGGCCACCGCAGCCCGGGCGCCCCGGGCCGATCGACGCGCTCTTCCGGCCCGGGACGCGCATGACCGACGGATACCACCCCGAGATGACCGTCGTGGAGCCGCGCCGGTCCGGGACTCTGCGTGTGCCGAGTGGCCTGCTGGCCGTCTCAGGACCGGACGGCCTCTCCGACGACGGGCCCGCCATCACGGTCTCCGTCTCGCCCGGGGAGTACGTGCTCGAAGAAGGCCGGGTTCGTGTGGGCTACGACTGCGAGTGGAGCCAGGGCCGGGTCACCCGTACGGACACCACGGCGGTCCGGCTGCGCATCAGCGAGTCCCCCGCCTTGTCGTGGGAGATGGGACTCGGTCCGGATGACGACCCCCGTCTGCTCGGGGAGCACGAGATCTTCGGCTTCGGTACCGACGGTGCGACTGGCTGCTTCGCCGACGCGGGCGCCTGGGAGTCGCTCCACCGGCTCTTCGAGCGACACCTTGCCCACGGGGAGCCGGATGTCGGCCCGGACGTACCCGACTCCATGTACTTCCTGCGCACTCAGGACGAGGCCTCGGGCGGCGAGCTGGTCGCCTTCGCGACGACCGGCGACGGCATTCACCCCGTATGGGTGGGGCGCTCCGCGGACGGAGACCTGGCCGAGGTGGTGGTGCTGGTGGACGGGATGCCGGCGGTGCTGCAGGACGCCGGTACCGACGCTGCGGAGACGGCACCGGTGTGAGACCGGTGTCCCGGTGGCTCGGCTTCCTGACCGGGCCCGGTCGCGCCGTCGCGCGGCCCGCGCCGGGACACTCGGCCGCTGACCCAAACCGCGGGCCCGGGCCGCCGGCTTCGGGCCGCGCGCTTCGGCCGCTGACCGGGACCACGGGAGATCGCACGTCGCGGGAAGATCCGAGGCCGCGGGAGACCGCATGTCGCGGGGCATCCCGGCCGCTACGAGGAGTCCCTGACCACCAGCTCGGTCGGCAGGACGATCCTCGGCCGCTCCGGGCCGCCGCGGTCGGCGATCTCCCTCAGCAGCAGGCCCGCCATCGTACGGCCCATCTCCTCGATGGGCTGACGGACGCTGGTGAGGGCCGGATCCATGTGGCGGGCCACGGCGGAGTCGTCGAAGCCGACCAGGGCCACGTCGTCCGGAATGCGCCGGCCCGCTTCGCGCAGCACCTGGCGGGCACCCGCGGCCATGACGTCCGAGGCGGCGAAGACCGCGTCCAGCGAGGGGCAGCGGTCCAGCAGTGCGCGCATCGCACGGCGGCCGCCCTCCTCGGTGAAGTCGGCGCGCTCCACCAGCCGTTCGTCGGGCGGCGCGCCGGACTCCGCGAGCGCCTCCCGGTAGCCTTCCAGGCGGCACTGGGCTGCGTAGACGTCGAGGCGTCCCGTGATCGTCGCGATGGTCCGGCGGCCACGGGCCAGCAGGTGGACGACGGCGGCGCGGCCGCCTCCGGTGTTGTCGGAGTCGACGGCGGCGAGGGGGTCGTCGGCCGAGCGGCGGCCGCTGATCACTGCGGGGATGCCCAACTGCTCCAGCAGATCGGGCAGCGGGTCGTCGGCGTGCACCGACACCAGCAGCACACCGTCGACCCGGCCGGCCGCGAGGTAGCCGGCCAGCCTGCGGCGCTCCCGGTCCGAACCCGCGAAGGTGAGCAGCAGTTGCATGTCGGTGTCGGCGAGGGCCGCGCCGACACCGCGCACGATGTCGGAGAAGTACGGCTCGGCGAAGAACCGCGCCTCGGACTCGGGGACGACCAGTGCGATGGCGTCGGTGCGGTTGGCGGCGAGCGCGCGGGCGGCACGGTTGGGTACGTAGCCGAGTTCGGCGACGGCGGCCTCGACGGCGGCGCGGGTCGTGTCACTCACCCGTGGCGAACCGTTGATCACCCGGGAGACCGTGCCCCGGCCCACGCCTGCCCGGGCGGCGACCTCCTCGAGGGTCGGCCTGCCCCCGCCGCGTCCCGAGCCCCTGGCCCCGCCCGGGGAGACCGTGCGCGCCCCGCCCCCCGCGGGGGTACCGGAATCCCGGCGACCCACCATGATCCGCCTCCCGTCCTCCCTGTCCCGAGAACACTACGCGCAGGAAGTCTTGACAGTCCCGCGTGAAGCCGCAACCCTTCAACCCATCACAGATGGGAGCGCTCCCACTCTCCCCGGCCCCTTCACAACCCGTACGTTCCGGCCCGAGCCGCAGCTTCACCCCATCGGCACAGCACACCGGAGGAGTCGGCGGGGGTCGGCACGTCAGGGCACTAGGAGGACGCAATGCGCAGGACCGTAATCCTGGCGGTCGTCGCGGCACTGGGCGCCGGGCTGCTCGCCGGCTGCGCCGAGGACGGCGAGACCACCGGCAGATCCGCCGACGGCGGGGGCGGCGGCAAGGGCAGGACCACCCTCACCGTGGGAGTCTTCGGGGCCTTCGGCTTCAAGGAGGCCGGGCTCTACGACGAGTACATGAAGCTCAACGAGCACATCGAGATCAAGCAGACCTCGATCGAGCGCAACGAGAACTACTACCCGCAGCTGCTCACCCACCTGGGCACCGGCAGCGGCCTCGCGGACATCCAGGCCGTCGAGGTCAACAACATCGCCGAGATCACCGCCACCCAGGCGGACAAGCTCGTCGACCTCGGCGGGACCGAGGGCGTCAGCAAGGACGCGTTCCTGCCGTGGAAGTGGGCGCAGGCCACGTCCGGGGACGGGAAGACCGTCGGGCTCGGCACCGACATCGGCCCACAGGGCATCTGCTACCGCAAGGACCTCTTCGCCGAGGCGGGACTGCCGACCGACCGCGAGGCCGTCGGCAGGCTCTGGGCCGGTGACTGGGGCAAGTACCTGGCGGCAGGCAGGCAGTTCAAGGCCAAGGCGTCCAAGGGCACCGCCTTCGTGGACTCCGCGTCCGGGATCATGGCCGCGGTCACCGGCGGCAGCGCCAAGCGCTTCTACGACGAGAACGGCGAGGTCGTGTACAAGACCAGCCCTGCCGTGAAGGAGGCCTGGGACATCGCCGCCGCCTTCGCGACCGAGGGACTGACCGGCAGGCTCCAGCAGTTCACCCCCGCCTGGGACCAGGGCTACGCCAACGGCACCTTCGCCACGGTCTCCTGCCCGGCGTGGATGCTCGGCTACATCCAGGACAAGAGCGGAGCGGCCGGGAAGGGCAAGTGGGACGTCGCGCCCGCGCCGAAGCCCAGCAACTGGGGCGGTTCGTTCCTGACGGTGCCCAAGGCGGGCAGGAACACCACCGAGGCGGCGAAGCTCGCGGCCTGGCTGACCGCACCCGAGCAGCAGGCGAAGCTCTTCGAGAAGCGCGGCAGCTTCCCCAGCGCCAGGGCCGCCTACTCGCTGCCCGCCGTGTCCGGCGCCACCCACGAGTACTTCGGCGGCGCCCCGATCGGCGAGATCTTCTCCCGGGCCGCCGAGGGCATCCCCGTCACGATCCTCGGCCCCAAGGACCTGGTGATCGCCCAGAACCTCGCCGACATCGGGATGCTCCAGGTCGACCAGAAGGGCCGGTCCTCCGAGGAGGGCTGGAAGGCCGCCGTGAAGGCCATCGACAACGCGCTGGACCAGTGACCGGACGGATGACACCAGTGACCGGCACGGCCAGTGGCACCGCTGCCACCGCGCCCTCCGCGGAGGGGGGCGCGGCCCCGGAGCGGCGGCCCGGGACCCGGGGCCTCGCCGCGGCGGAGCGCCGCCGGGAGCGGCGCAGCCGCTGGTACCGGCGGGATGTGCGGTGGAGCCCGTACGCCTTCGTCGCACCCTTCTTCCTGTTCTTCGCGGCCTTCGGGCTGTTCCCGCTGCTCTACACCGGCTGGGCGTCGCTGCACCGGGTGGAGCTGACGGCCCCGACCGACATGGAGTGGGTGGGCCTGCGGAACTTCGCGCGGCTGCTGGAGGACGAGTTCTTCTGGAACGCGCTGAAGAACACCTTCACCATCGGGGTCGTCTCCACTGTCCCTCAGCTGCTGATCGCCCTGGGCATCGCCCATCTGCTGAACTACAAGCTGCGCGGCTCGATGTTCTTCCGGGTCGCGGCGCTCACCCCGTACGCGACGTCCGTCGCGGCTGCCACGCTCGTCTTCGTCCTGATGTTCGGGCGGGACTACGGCATGGTCAACTGGGCGCTGGGGCTGGCCGGGGTGGAGCCGGTCGACTGGCAGAACGGCGAGTGGACCTCGCAGATCGCCGTCTCGACGATCGTCGTCTGGCGCTGGACCGGCTACAACGCCCTGATCTATCTGGCGGCGATGCAGGCGGTCCCGAACGACCTGTACGAGTCCGCGGCGCTCGACGGGGCCTCCCGCTGGCAGCAGTTCGTGCATGTGACCATCCCGTCGCTGCGGCCGACGATCCTGTTCACCTGCGTCGTGTCGACCATCGGCGCCACCCAGCTGTTCGGCGAGCCGCTGCTGTTCAACGGGGGCGGCGGCGCCACGGGCGGGGCCGACCACCAGTTCCAGACGCTCGGGCTGTACCTGTACGAGCAGGGCTGGGTGAACCTCCATCTCGGCCGGGCCTCCGCCATCGCCTGGACGATGTTCCTGATCCTGCTGCTGATCGGCGCGGTGAACTGGCTGATCGTCCGCCGGCTCCGCAAGAGCACCTAGGGGGCTGACATGCCGACGACCACCGGAGAACCGACCACCACCGGGCCCACGGCCACCGGGCCCGCCGCCGTCCGGCGCCCCCGGATCCGCGCCGGCAGGCAGCTGCACGGCGGACGCGTCACCTACGCCGTGCTGACCCTGTTCACCCTGGGTTCGCTCTTCCCGCTCGTGTGGACGGCGATCGCGGCGTCCCGCACCAACGGCCGCCTCGCCCAGACTCCCCCGCCCTTCTGGTTCGGCGGGAACCTCTTCAAGAACCTCCAGATCGCCTGGACCGACGCCAACATGGGCACGGCGCTGCTCAACACCACGGTCGTGGCGGGAACCGTCGCCGCCGGCACCGTGGTCTTCTCGACCCTCGCCGGGTTCGCCTTCGCCAAGCTCCGCTTCCGGTTCAAGAACCTGCTGATGCTGCTGGTGATCGGCACGATGATGGTGCCGCCGCAGCTCAGCGTCGTCCCGCTGTACATGCTGATCGCGGAGCTGTCCTGGACCGACCGGCTGCAGTCCGTCATCCTGCCCACGCTCGTCAGCGCCTTCGGCGTGTTCTTCATGCGGCAGTACCTGAGCGAGGCGCTGCCGAGCGAGGTGATCGAGGCGGCCCGGGTGGACGGGGCGAGCAGCTGGCGCGTCGTGTGGCACGTGGTCTTCCCCGCCGCCCGGCCCGCGATGGCGGTCCTCGGCATGCTCACCTTCGTGATGGCGTGGAACGACTTCTTCTGGCCGATCATCGCGCTCACCCAGAACGGCAGCCCCACGGTCCAGGTGGCGCTCACCGGACTGGGCCGCGGCTACATCCCCGACCAGTCCGTGATCATGGCCGGTGCGCTGCTGGGCACGCTGCCGCTGCTGCTCGCCTTCGTGGTCTTCGGCAGACAGATCGTCGGCGGCATCATGCAGGGCGCGGTCAAGGGCTGACAGCCGCATCCGTTTCCCTTTCCCCTCCCTTTCCCTTCGCGT
It encodes the following:
- a CDS encoding glycine-rich domain-containing protein; protein product: MTAVTVDPRRGRDLVEPEFFDRLVDFCASEYGLERIVAERVQDQAIALLYVMGTTKSGDVMAPSASVDPGWHTFLLHSVEYARWCERNFGYFLHHAPNSKLRTQGLMVDVVARIREAGFLVDDRLWGRAGECNPPTCCGDGPCC
- a CDS encoding DUF4241 domain-containing protein, which gives rise to MGGDQDPVTVIEAAYAQAWDLEARAPWWQLTAEAARERDRAGLPYVVVYRIPGRRVPLEVRLVSWRDHYVGLWLYDDQGRRTDELDLRLLDDQSRLLSRRIRAWRYTGPEMAEFDEWCPRSSMELFPDGKGSVSQEPQGTRGRRFVTLPGADVQRWQDRPGFGNWPLVSVLWQRVPGPVTLRPAPLGPGAGTEGAGDDVSVPPASCWRPPQPGRPGPIDALFRPGTRMTDGYHPEMTVVEPRRSGTLRVPSGLLAVSGPDGLSDDGPAITVSVSPGEYVLEEGRVRVGYDCEWSQGRVTRTDTTAVRLRISESPALSWEMGLGPDDDPRLLGEHEIFGFGTDGATGCFADAGAWESLHRLFERHLAHGEPDVGPDVPDSMYFLRTQDEASGGELVAFATTGDGIHPVWVGRSADGDLAEVVVLVDGMPAVLQDAGTDAAETAPV
- a CDS encoding LacI family DNA-binding transcriptional regulator, encoding MVGRRDSGTPAGGGARTVSPGGARGSGRGGGRPTLEEVAARAGVGRGTVSRVINGSPRVSDTTRAAVEAAVAELGYVPNRAARALAANRTDAIALVVPESEARFFAEPYFSDIVRGVGAALADTDMQLLLTFAGSDRERRRLAGYLAAGRVDGVLLVSVHADDPLPDLLEQLGIPAVISGRRSADDPLAAVDSDNTGGGRAAVVHLLARGRRTIATITGRLDVYAAQCRLEGYREALAESGAPPDERLVERADFTEEGGRRAMRALLDRCPSLDAVFAASDVMAAGARQVLREAGRRIPDDVALVGFDDSAVARHMDPALTSVRQPIEEMGRTMAGLLLREIADRGGPERPRIVLPTELVVRDSS
- a CDS encoding ABC transporter substrate-binding protein produces the protein MRRTVILAVVAALGAGLLAGCAEDGETTGRSADGGGGGKGRTTLTVGVFGAFGFKEAGLYDEYMKLNEHIEIKQTSIERNENYYPQLLTHLGTGSGLADIQAVEVNNIAEITATQADKLVDLGGTEGVSKDAFLPWKWAQATSGDGKTVGLGTDIGPQGICYRKDLFAEAGLPTDREAVGRLWAGDWGKYLAAGRQFKAKASKGTAFVDSASGIMAAVTGGSAKRFYDENGEVVYKTSPAVKEAWDIAAAFATEGLTGRLQQFTPAWDQGYANGTFATVSCPAWMLGYIQDKSGAAGKGKWDVAPAPKPSNWGGSFLTVPKAGRNTTEAAKLAAWLTAPEQQAKLFEKRGSFPSARAAYSLPAVSGATHEYFGGAPIGEIFSRAAEGIPVTILGPKDLVIAQNLADIGMLQVDQKGRSSEEGWKAAVKAIDNALDQ
- a CDS encoding carbohydrate ABC transporter permease, translating into MTPVTGTASGTAATAPSAEGGAAPERRPGTRGLAAAERRRERRSRWYRRDVRWSPYAFVAPFFLFFAAFGLFPLLYTGWASLHRVELTAPTDMEWVGLRNFARLLEDEFFWNALKNTFTIGVVSTVPQLLIALGIAHLLNYKLRGSMFFRVAALTPYATSVAAATLVFVLMFGRDYGMVNWALGLAGVEPVDWQNGEWTSQIAVSTIVVWRWTGYNALIYLAAMQAVPNDLYESAALDGASRWQQFVHVTIPSLRPTILFTCVVSTIGATQLFGEPLLFNGGGGATGGADHQFQTLGLYLYEQGWVNLHLGRASAIAWTMFLILLLIGAVNWLIVRRLRKST
- a CDS encoding carbohydrate ABC transporter permease, with amino-acid sequence MPTTTGEPTTTGPTATGPAAVRRPRIRAGRQLHGGRVTYAVLTLFTLGSLFPLVWTAIAASRTNGRLAQTPPPFWFGGNLFKNLQIAWTDANMGTALLNTTVVAGTVAAGTVVFSTLAGFAFAKLRFRFKNLLMLLVIGTMMVPPQLSVVPLYMLIAELSWTDRLQSVILPTLVSAFGVFFMRQYLSEALPSEVIEAARVDGASSWRVVWHVVFPAARPAMAVLGMLTFVMAWNDFFWPIIALTQNGSPTVQVALTGLGRGYIPDQSVIMAGALLGTLPLLLAFVVFGRQIVGGIMQGAVKG